Proteins from a genomic interval of Neodiprion lecontei isolate iyNeoLeco1 chromosome 2, iyNeoLeco1.1, whole genome shotgun sequence:
- the LOC124292697 gene encoding uncharacterized protein LOC124292697, with the protein MGRCCAVHGCLSGRKASENVEKVALFKAPKDVELRSKWSSALGQELKASSFICELHFNPENVIKTDREILKDGSVYVYEYQKVHLRKKAEPKSHTNDDNENNCSLLLNNDSSTISDINDDTTRNISIFVGCDEHKKELTKKIINNFIIMRGHFLVKCFNKSATERKVKCKS; encoded by the exons aTGGGTAGGTGTTGTGCTGTTCATGGTTGTCTTAGTGGCCGAAAGGCAAGTGAGAATGTAGAGAAAGTAGCTTTATTCAAAGCACCAAAA GATGTTGAATTGCGTAGTAAATGGAGCTCAGCTTTGGGACAAGAATTAAAAGCTAGCAGTTTTATTTGCGAATTACACTTTAATCCAGAGAATGTGATTAAAACTGATCGAGAGATTTTAAAAGATGGtagtgtatatgtgtatgaatACCAGAAAGTTCATTTGAGGAAGAAAGCTGAGCCAAAATCACATACTAATGACgacaatgaaaacaattgtagcttgctattaaataatgattctTCAACAATCTCTGATATAAATGACGATACGACAagaaatatatcaatttttgttggCTGTGACGAgcataaaaaagaattaacaaaaaaaataattaacaatttcataataatgcGGGGGCATTTTCTAGTCAAATGTTTTAATAAAAGTGCTACGGAGAGAAAAGTTAAATGTAAATCCTAA